One Methanocaldococcus infernus ME DNA segment encodes these proteins:
- a CDS encoding sn-glycerol-1-phosphate dehydrogenase: protein MPRYTIIKRKALNSLPEVLEKLNLKNPLVVSGRNTKKYNKFDYDLVLYDEEIEVKGYDCIIGLGGGKAIDVAKYIAYKNKLPVISVPTTASNDGISSPVVALKKPSFLATAPIAVIADIDIIEKSPKRLLRAGLGDIVSNITAVLDWKLAKEEVNEKFSEGSAIFSMTIAKELINYILNSNLEEYVSKLTKALIGSGICIAMANTTRPASGGEHLFSHALDLLKEKYNFNSLHGEQCGVGTLIISYLHKKEGRENYLEEILESLKKVKAPITFEDLGIDREIAREALTLAPKIRKRWTILRNGLREEEIEDVFNFIESL, encoded by the coding sequence TGAAGTCTTGGAGAAACTAAATTTAAAAAATCCCTTAGTTGTTTCTGGGAGGAATACTAAGAAGTATAATAAATTTGACTATGACTTAGTGTTGTATGATGAAGAGATTGAAGTAAAGGGTTATGACTGTATCATAGGCTTAGGAGGAGGAAAGGCTATAGATGTAGCTAAATATATTGCCTACAAAAATAAGCTTCCTGTTATAAGTGTTCCAACAACTGCATCAAATGATGGCATATCATCTCCAGTTGTAGCCTTAAAAAAGCCTTCTTTTTTAGCCACAGCTCCAATAGCTGTTATAGCAGATATAGACATTATTGAAAAGTCTCCAAAAAGACTTTTAAGGGCTGGTTTAGGAGATATAGTCTCTAATATTACAGCTGTCTTAGATTGGAAGTTGGCTAAGGAAGAGGTTAATGAGAAGTTTAGTGAAGGCTCAGCAATCTTTTCAATGACTATAGCTAAAGAACTAATAAATTATATTTTAAACTCCAACTTAGAAGAGTATGTTAGTAAGCTAACTAAAGCTTTAATTGGTAGTGGGATTTGTATAGCTATGGCTAATACAACAAGACCAGCCTCTGGTGGAGAGCATTTATTTTCCCATGCCCTTGATCTCCTAAAAGAGAAATATAATTTTAATAGCTTACATGGAGAACAGTGTGGGGTTGGAACTTTAATTATCTCCTACTTACATAAAAAAGAGGGTAGGGAGAATTACTTAGAGGAAATCTTAGAAAGCTTAAAAAAGGTTAAGGCTCCTATAACATTTGAAGATTTGGGGATAGACAGAGAGATAGCACGGGAAGCTTTAACCTTAGCTCCAAAAATAAGGAAGAGATGGACAATTTTAAGGAATGGGTTAAGGGAAGAGGAAATAGAAGATGTTTTTAACTTCATAGAAAGTTTGTAA